A section of the Nerophis ophidion isolate RoL-2023_Sa linkage group LG16, RoL_Noph_v1.0, whole genome shotgun sequence genome encodes:
- the LOC133535605 gene encoding uncharacterized protein LOC133535605 produces the protein MWSTKPPEYYYMWSTRPPEYYYMWSTRPPEYYYTWSTRPPEYYYTWSTRPPEYYYTWSTRPPEYYYTWSTRPPEYYYTWSTRPPEYYYTWGTRPPEYYYTWGTRPPEYYYTWSTRPPEYYYTWSTRPPEYYYTWSTRAPEYYYTWSTRAPEYYYTWSTRAPEYYYTWSTRPPEYYYTWSTRPPEYYYTWSTKPPEYYYTWSTKPPEYYYTWSTRPPEYYYTWSTRPPEYYYTWSTRPPEYYYTWSTRPPEYYYTWSTRPPEYYYTWSTRPPEYYYTWSTRPPEYYYTWSTRPPEYYYTWSTRPPEYYYTWSTRPPEYYYTWSTRPPEYYYTWSTRPPEYYYTWSTRPPEYYYTWSTRPPEYYYTWSTRPPEYYYTWSTRPPEYYYTWSTRPPEYYYTWSTRPPEYYYTWSTRPPEYYYTWSTRPPEYYYTWSTRPPEYYYTWSTRPPEYYYTWSTRPPEYYYTWSTRPPEYYYMWSTKPPEYYYMWSTRPPEYYYTWSTRPPEYYYTWSTRPPEYYYTWSTRPPEYYYMWSTKPPEYYNMWSTRPPEYYYMWSTRPPEYYYMWSTRPPEYYYMWSTRPPEYYYM, from the coding sequence ATGTGGAGTACTAAACCTCCTGAGTACTACTACATGTGGAGTACTAGACCTCCTGAGTACTACTACATGTGGAGTACTAGACCTCCTGAGTACTACTACACGTGGAGTACTAGACCTCCTGAGTACTACTACACGTGGAGTACTAGACCTCCTGAGTACTACTACACGTGGAGTACTAGACCTCCTGAGTACTACTACACGTGGAGTACTAGACCTCCTGAGTACTACTACACGTGGAGTACTAGACCTCCTGAGTACTACTACACGTGGGGTACTAGACCTCCTGAGTACTACTACACGTGGGGTACTAGACCTCCTGAGTACTACTACACGTGGAGTACTAGACCTCCTGAGTACTACTACACGTGGAGTACTAGACCTCCTGAGTACTACTACACGTGGAGTACTAGAGCTCCTGAGTACTACTACACGTGGAGTACTAGAGCTCCTGAGTACTACTACACGTGGAGTACTAGAGCTCCTGAGTACTACTACACGTGGAGTACTAGACCTCCTGAGTACTACTACACGTGGAGTACTAGACCTCCTGAGTACTACTACACGTGGAGTACTAAACCTCCTGAGTACTACTACACGTGGAGTACTAAACCTCCTGAGTACTACTACACGTGGAGTACTAGACCTCCTGAGTACTACTACACGTGGAGTACTAGACCTCCTGAGTACTACTACACGTGGAGTACTAGACCTCCTGAGTACTACTACACGTGGAGTACTAGACCTCCTGAGTACTACTACACGTGGAGTACTAGACCTCCTGAGTACTACTACACGTGGAGTACTAGACCTCCTGAGTACTACTACACGTGGAGTACTAGACCTCCTGAGTACTACTACACGTGGAGTACTAGACCTCCTGAGTACTACTACACGTGGAGTACTAGACCTCCTGAGTACTACTACACGTGGAGTACTAGACCTCCTGAGTACTACTACACGTGGAGTACTAGACCTCCTGAGTACTACTACACGTGGAGTACTAGACCTCCTGAGTACTACTACACGTGGAGTACTAGACCTCCTGAGTACTACTACACGTGGAGTACTAGACCTCCTGAGTACTACTACACGTGGAGTACTAGACCTCCTGAGTACTACTACACGTGGAGTACTAGACCTCCTGAGTACTACTACACGTGGAGTACTAGACCTCCTGAGTACTACTACACGTGGAGTACTAGACCTCCTGAGTACTACTACACGTGGAGTACTAGACCTCCTGAGTACTACTACACGTGGAGTACTAGACCTCCTGAGTACTACTACACGTGGAGTACTAGACCTCCTGAGTACTACTACACGTGGAGTACTAGACCTCCTGAGTACTACTACACGTGGAGTACTAGACCTCCTGAGTACTACTACACGTGGAGTACTAGACCTCCTGAGTACTACTACATGTGGAGTACTAAACCTCCTGAGTACTACTACATGTGGAGTACTAGACCTCCTGAGTACTACTACACGTGGAGTACTAGACCTCCTGAGTACTACTACACGTGGAGTACTAGACCTCCTGAGTACTACTACACGTGGAGTACTAGACCTCCTGAGTACTACTACATGTGGAGTACTAAACCTCCTGAGTACTACAACATGTGGAGTACTAGACCTCCTGAGTACTACTACATGTGGAGTACTAGACCTCCTGAGTACTACTACATGTGGAGTACTAGACCTCCTGAGTACTACTACATGTGGAGTACTAGACCTCCTGAGTACTACTACATGTGA
- the suox gene encoding sulfite oxidase, mitochondrial isoform X1: MFPQNIHAMLLLRRCRGLTPCGGLAPQRGQEWRRALRLASSSSSSSSSSSSSSSSSRDEQRSQHGGHTPGWKQAFAGLLAGTGAVLAYGLHHHQAQHTDAVSVHAHLSRLPVFSQEEVTKHRTLQDGVWVTYKGGVYDITDFVAMHPGGDKILLAAGGALEPFWALYAVHDQDHVLDILSEYKVGELSAEDQKKQESLRSGDPYSSDPQRHPALRVNSQKPFNAEPPPEILSDSYITPSAFFFKRNHLPVPRVDPASYELLVEGGPGGGLRLSLEDLKSRFPRHAITATLQCAGNRRSEMNQVKHVKGLNWGIAAIGTATWAGARLRDVLQAAGYGPDAARWARHVQFEGLDKDAAGTTYGASIPLNKALSEDGDVLLAYEMNGEPLPADHGFPVRVLVPGTVGARNVKWLAKITVSAEESASHWQQNDYKGFSPATDWDSVDFKSAPAIQELPVQSAVTTPANGAVVSRAEEQLTVKGYAWSGGGREVVRVDVSLDGGHTWQVARLKAGEEFSPPPGRAWAWKLWEVTAALPPESRQLEIVCKAVDDSYNVQPDSVAPVWNLRGVLSNAWHRVRVQIQDD; this comes from the exons ATGTTTCCACAGAACATCCATGCCATGCTGCTGCTTCGACGCTGCCGAGGTCTGACTCCATGTGGGGGTCTGGCTCCTCAAAG AGGTCAAGAGTGGCGGCGTGCGCTTCGTCTggcgagcagcagcagcagcagcagcagcagcagcagcagcagcagcagcagcagccgtgatgagcaGCGATCCCAACATGGTGGACACACTCCTGGCTGGAAGCAGGCCTTCGCGGGTCTGCTGGCTGGGACAGGAGCCGTGCTGGCTTATGGTCTGCACCACCACCAG GCGCAGCACACGGACGCCGTCAGCGTCCACGCCCACCTCTCCCGTCTTCCCGTCTTCAGCCAGGAGGAGGTCACCAAGCACCGCACGCTGCAAGATGGCGTGTGGGTCACCTACAAAGGCGGCGTCTATGACATCACGGACTTTGTCGCCATGCACCCCGGCGGCGATAAAATCCTGCTGGCGGCGGGCGGCGCCCTGGAACCCTTCTGGGCGCTGTACGCCGTGCACGATCAGGACCACGTGTTGGACATCCTCTCTGAATACAAG GTGGGCGAGTTGAGCGCCGAGGACCAGAAGAAGCAGGAGAGTCTAAGGTCCGGCGACCCCTACTCCTCGGACCCCCAGCGGCACCCGGCCCTGCGCGTCAACAGCCAGAAGCCCTTCAACGCCGAGCCGCCCCCCGAAATCCTGTCCGACAGTTACATCACGCCGTCCGCCTTCTTCTTCAAGAGGAACCACCTGCCCGTCCCCCGCGTGGACCCGGCCTCCTACGAGCTGCTGGTGGAGGGAGGGCCCGGAGGTGGTCTGCGCCTCTCCCTGGAGGACTTGAAGAGCCGCTTCCCCCGCCACGCCATCACGGCCACGCTGCAGTGCGCCGGCAACCGCCGCTCCGAGATGAACCAGGTCAAGCACGTGAAGGGACTGAACTGGGGCATCGCCGCCATCGGGACCGCCACCTGGGCCGGCGCCCGCCTCAGGGACGTGCTGCAGGCGGCCGGCTACGGCCCGGACGCCGCCCGCTGGGCTCGCCACGTGCAGTTCGAGGGGCTGGACAAGGACGCGGCGGGCACGACTTACGGCGCCTCCATCCCCCTGAACAAGGCGCTGAGCGAGGACGGCGACGTGCTGCTGGCGTACGAGATGAACGGCGAGCCTCTTCCCGCCGACCACGGCTTCCCCGTGCGGGTGCTGGTGCCGGGGACGGTCGGCGCCCGCAACGTGAAGTGGTTGGCCAAGATCACGGTCAGCGCCGAGGAGAGCGCCAGCCACTGGCAGCAGAACGACTACAAGGGCTTCTCGCCCGCCACCGACTGGGACTCCGTCGACTTCAAGTCCGCCCCCGCCATCCAGGAGCTGCCCGTCCAGTCCGCCGTCACCACGCCCGCCAACGGCGCCGTGGTCTCCCGCGCCGAGGAGCAGCTGACGGTGAAGGGCTACGCGTGGAGCGGCGGCGGGCGAGAGGTGGTGCGCGTGGACGTGTCCCTGGACGGGGGTCACACCTGGCAGGTGGCCCGGCTGAAGGCCGGCGAGGAGTTCTCGCCCCCGCCCGGCAGAGCCTGGGCCTGGAAGCTCTGGGAGGTGACGGCCGCCCTCCCGCCTGAGAGCCGGCAGCTGGAGATCGTCTGCAAGGCGGTGGACGACAGTTACAACGTGCAGCCGGACTCTGTGGCCCCCGTCTGGAACCTGAGGGGCGTCCTCAGCAACGCCTGGCACCGGGTGCGGGTGCAAATCCAGGACGACTAG
- the suox gene encoding sulfite oxidase, mitochondrial isoform X2, giving the protein MLLLRRCRGLTPCGGLAPQRGQEWRRALRLASSSSSSSSSSSSSSSSSRDEQRSQHGGHTPGWKQAFAGLLAGTGAVLAYGLHHHQAQHTDAVSVHAHLSRLPVFSQEEVTKHRTLQDGVWVTYKGGVYDITDFVAMHPGGDKILLAAGGALEPFWALYAVHDQDHVLDILSEYKVGELSAEDQKKQESLRSGDPYSSDPQRHPALRVNSQKPFNAEPPPEILSDSYITPSAFFFKRNHLPVPRVDPASYELLVEGGPGGGLRLSLEDLKSRFPRHAITATLQCAGNRRSEMNQVKHVKGLNWGIAAIGTATWAGARLRDVLQAAGYGPDAARWARHVQFEGLDKDAAGTTYGASIPLNKALSEDGDVLLAYEMNGEPLPADHGFPVRVLVPGTVGARNVKWLAKITVSAEESASHWQQNDYKGFSPATDWDSVDFKSAPAIQELPVQSAVTTPANGAVVSRAEEQLTVKGYAWSGGGREVVRVDVSLDGGHTWQVARLKAGEEFSPPPGRAWAWKLWEVTAALPPESRQLEIVCKAVDDSYNVQPDSVAPVWNLRGVLSNAWHRVRVQIQDD; this is encoded by the exons ATGCTGCTGCTTCGACGCTGCCGAGGTCTGACTCCATGTGGGGGTCTGGCTCCTCAAAG AGGTCAAGAGTGGCGGCGTGCGCTTCGTCTggcgagcagcagcagcagcagcagcagcagcagcagcagcagcagcagcagcagccgtgatgagcaGCGATCCCAACATGGTGGACACACTCCTGGCTGGAAGCAGGCCTTCGCGGGTCTGCTGGCTGGGACAGGAGCCGTGCTGGCTTATGGTCTGCACCACCACCAG GCGCAGCACACGGACGCCGTCAGCGTCCACGCCCACCTCTCCCGTCTTCCCGTCTTCAGCCAGGAGGAGGTCACCAAGCACCGCACGCTGCAAGATGGCGTGTGGGTCACCTACAAAGGCGGCGTCTATGACATCACGGACTTTGTCGCCATGCACCCCGGCGGCGATAAAATCCTGCTGGCGGCGGGCGGCGCCCTGGAACCCTTCTGGGCGCTGTACGCCGTGCACGATCAGGACCACGTGTTGGACATCCTCTCTGAATACAAG GTGGGCGAGTTGAGCGCCGAGGACCAGAAGAAGCAGGAGAGTCTAAGGTCCGGCGACCCCTACTCCTCGGACCCCCAGCGGCACCCGGCCCTGCGCGTCAACAGCCAGAAGCCCTTCAACGCCGAGCCGCCCCCCGAAATCCTGTCCGACAGTTACATCACGCCGTCCGCCTTCTTCTTCAAGAGGAACCACCTGCCCGTCCCCCGCGTGGACCCGGCCTCCTACGAGCTGCTGGTGGAGGGAGGGCCCGGAGGTGGTCTGCGCCTCTCCCTGGAGGACTTGAAGAGCCGCTTCCCCCGCCACGCCATCACGGCCACGCTGCAGTGCGCCGGCAACCGCCGCTCCGAGATGAACCAGGTCAAGCACGTGAAGGGACTGAACTGGGGCATCGCCGCCATCGGGACCGCCACCTGGGCCGGCGCCCGCCTCAGGGACGTGCTGCAGGCGGCCGGCTACGGCCCGGACGCCGCCCGCTGGGCTCGCCACGTGCAGTTCGAGGGGCTGGACAAGGACGCGGCGGGCACGACTTACGGCGCCTCCATCCCCCTGAACAAGGCGCTGAGCGAGGACGGCGACGTGCTGCTGGCGTACGAGATGAACGGCGAGCCTCTTCCCGCCGACCACGGCTTCCCCGTGCGGGTGCTGGTGCCGGGGACGGTCGGCGCCCGCAACGTGAAGTGGTTGGCCAAGATCACGGTCAGCGCCGAGGAGAGCGCCAGCCACTGGCAGCAGAACGACTACAAGGGCTTCTCGCCCGCCACCGACTGGGACTCCGTCGACTTCAAGTCCGCCCCCGCCATCCAGGAGCTGCCCGTCCAGTCCGCCGTCACCACGCCCGCCAACGGCGCCGTGGTCTCCCGCGCCGAGGAGCAGCTGACGGTGAAGGGCTACGCGTGGAGCGGCGGCGGGCGAGAGGTGGTGCGCGTGGACGTGTCCCTGGACGGGGGTCACACCTGGCAGGTGGCCCGGCTGAAGGCCGGCGAGGAGTTCTCGCCCCCGCCCGGCAGAGCCTGGGCCTGGAAGCTCTGGGAGGTGACGGCCGCCCTCCCGCCTGAGAGCCGGCAGCTGGAGATCGTCTGCAAGGCGGTGGACGACAGTTACAACGTGCAGCCGGACTCTGTGGCCCCCGTCTGGAACCTGAGGGGCGTCCTCAGCAACGCCTGGCACCGGGTGCGGGTGCAAATCCAGGACGACTAG